One genomic window of Solanum stenotomum isolate F172 chromosome 9, ASM1918654v1, whole genome shotgun sequence includes the following:
- the LOC125877630 gene encoding uncharacterized protein LOC125877630: MLIASTLDPEGHILPLAYGIVDSENDDSWLWFFENFKNAFGEREDVCFVSDRNKSMWSATATVYPEFRHYACIYHLWTNLLKKTYRDTKEVRTLFFSLAKDYTVQEFDELMKRMDQINPKYRAYLQKANYEKWPRAHSPVKRTWTLTSNIAESLNNTILVGRRLPVVPLLEFVRKTIEAWNEKHNEEGRNTTTTLTSKYNEMLEDNRNLSRRMLVRASTIHIHTITDGAKRFTVCLNTRMCSCGRFQHDEIPCSHALAAIRHRNKHRDDYCSAYYSNKNYQDTYAIPIEPLPCESTWDVPSHVLEKVVLPPITRKQPGRPPKNDRKKGFTEGDGKKRKLYS, from the exons ATGTTGATAGCTAGCACATTAGATCCAGAAG GTCACATCTTGCCGCTTGCATACGGAATAGTTGATTCAGAAAATGATGATTCATGGTTATGgttctttgagaattttaaaaatgcaTTCGGTGAAAGGGAAGATGTGTGCTTTGTTTCTGATAGAAATAAGAGCATGTGGAGTGCTACTGCAACTGTTTATCCCGAATTCAGACATTACGCATGCATATACCATCTATGGACCAATTTACTAAAGAAAACATACAGAGATACAAAAGAGGTTAGAACATTATTCTTCAGTTTAGCAAAAGATTACACTGTTCAAGAgtttgatgaattgatgaaaagGATGGATCAAATTAATCCAAAATACCGTGCTTATCTACAAAAAGCAAATTATGAGAAATGGCCACGCGCACATTCACCAGTAAAAAGGACTTGGACACTAACAAGTAACATTGCAGAGTCACTAAATAACACTATTCTTGTTGGAAGAAGATTACCAGTGGTACCATTGTTGGAATTTGTTAGAAAGACAATTGAAGCTTGGAATGAGAAACACAACGAAGAAGGTAGAAATACTACAACAACCTTGACAAGTAAATACAATGAAATGTTGGAGGACAATAGAAATTTGTCTCGTCGTATGCTT GTACGTGCATCAACAATACACATTCATACCATTACAGATGGTGCAAAGAGGTTTACAGTATGTCTGAATACACGAATGTGTAGTTGTGGCAGATTTCAACATGATGAGATCCCTTGTAGTCATGCACTTGCAGCAATCAGACATAGGAATAAACATCGCGATGATTATTGTTCAGCTTATTATAGTAATAAGAATTATCAAGATACATATGCAATACCAATTGAACCCTTGCCTTGCGAAAGCACTTGGGATGTTCCATCACATGTCTTGGAAAAGGTAGTATTACCACCAATTACAAGAAAGCAACCAGGCAGACCTCCAAAAAATGATCGCAAAAAGGGATTCACCGAAGGAGATGGGAAGAAGAGGAAA TTATACAGTTGa
- the LOC125877041 gene encoding uncharacterized protein LOC125877041 isoform X2, translating into MYSKANSEAEYMDPETLWDRVNDAIDTIIRRDETETGQLLPPCVEAALNLGCIPERASRSQRNSNPRSYLSPRTEEPHCVPPKVFSRSANELNSNSSLPIRSGNQPLFLRPSNVNTSRLASEFDRPVMPCINNLGASSSAKAIIIPESSSSLDVGSVYPLFYGNDLRPEVSTLVLREPQHNVIVGKPIYPSIVEPAKISCFPSLFPSRRDDLQEKSCQADFRDKTRRVPELDCDLSLRLGLSANSDLQLQQGQTSCIGDFRSSGNSHEGDQFKLMSTSKGKEFTFFPAESANSPSGLPSRLHRAHGNLEGYGHNTETLFRKHKMPVRPSDGFQERYDVEAVSTSKDKEYPFFLVESANSPSGLQTGRANLEGEDQNAATLLRKRKMPIHNNMELGQFLWQDEQTLNRFPGQMKRPGL; encoded by the exons ATGTACTCCAAAGCTAATTCTGAg GCTGAATATATGGATCCTGAAACACTTTGGGATAGGGTAAATGATGCCATTGATACCATCATTAGGAGAGATGAGACAGAGACTGGACAACTCTTGCCTCCTTGTGTTGAAG CTGCTCTTAATCTGGGATGTATACCGGAGAGAGCGTCTAGGAGCCAGCGGAACAGTAATCCAAGGAGTTACCTCAGCCCAAGAACTGAGGAACCTCATTGTGTACCTCCTAAAGTTTTTAGTAGAAGTGCCAATGAGCTGAACTCTAACTCATCGTTACCTATTCGCTCTGGAAACCAACCACTGTTCTTGAGACCTTCAAATGTCAATACATCCAGATTAGCTTCAGAATTTGACAGGCCTGTAATGCCGTGCATCAACAATCTAGGTGCTTCCTCAAGTGCAAAAGCCATTATTATTCCGGAAAGTAGTAGTTCATTGGATGTGGGTTCAGTATATCCCCTGTTCTATGGTAATGATCTTCGGCCTGAAGTTTCTACGCTGGTCCTCCGAGAACCTCAGCATAATGTAATTGTTGGCAAACCTATATATCCATCCATTGTTGAGCCTGCTAAAATCAGCTGCTTCCCGAGCTTGTTTCCTAGCAGGAGAGATGATCTTCAAGAAAAATCATGTCAAGCAGATTTTAGGGACAAGACAAGGAGGGTGCCTGAATTGGATTGTGATTTGTCCTTAAGGTTGGGACTCTCTGCAAACTCTGACTTGCAGTTGCAACAGGGTCAAACTAGTTGCATTGGTGATTTTAGGTCAAGTGGCAATTCTCATGAAGGAgaccagttcaagcttatgtcgaCCAGTAAAGGGAAAGAGTTTACTTTCTTTCCTGCGGAGTCTGCCAATAGTCCATCAGGGTTGCCATCACGGTTGCACAGAGCTCATGGAAATTTGGAGGGGTATGGTCACAATACGGAAACACTATTTAGGAAGCATAAGATGCCTGTTAGGCCAAGTGATGGTTTTCAGGAAAGATATGACGTTGAGGCTGTGTCTACCAGCAAAGACAAAGAGTATCCTTTCTTTTTGGTGGAGTCTGCCAATAGTCCCTCCGGGTTGCAAACAGGTCGGGCGAATTTAGAGGGTGAAGATCAGAATGCAGCAACACTACTTAGGAAACGTAAGATGCCAAtccataacaatatggaacttgGACAATTTTTGTGGCAAGATGAGCAAACTTTGAACCGTTTTCCTGGTCAAATGAAAAGGCCAGGTTTGTAG
- the LOC125877041 gene encoding uncharacterized protein LOC125877041 isoform X1: MPRPGPRPYECVRRAWHSDRHQPMRGSIIQQIFRVVRERHSVVTKKNREWQQKLPVVVLKAEEIMYSKANSEAEYMDPETLWDRVNDAIDTIIRRDETETGQLLPPCVEAALNLGCIPERASRSQRNSNPRSYLSPRTEEPHCVPPKVFSRSANELNSNSSLPIRSGNQPLFLRPSNVNTSRLASEFDRPVMPCINNLGASSSAKAIIIPESSSSLDVGSVYPLFYGNDLRPEVSTLVLREPQHNVIVGKPIYPSIVEPAKISCFPSLFPSRRDDLQEKSCQADFRDKTRRVPELDCDLSLRLGLSANSDLQLQQGQTSCIGDFRSSGNSHEGDQFKLMSTSKGKEFTFFPAESANSPSGLPSRLHRAHGNLEGYGHNTETLFRKHKMPVRPSDGFQERYDVEAVSTSKDKEYPFFLVESANSPSGLQTGRANLEGEDQNAATLLRKRKMPIHNNMELGQFLWQDEQTLNRFPGQMKRPGL; this comes from the exons ATGCCTAGACCAGGACCCAGACCTTATGAGTGTGTTAGAAGAGCTTGGCACAGTGATAGGCACCAACCCATGAGAGGTTCTATCATACAACAAATTTTCAG GGTTGTAAGAGAAAGGCATAGTGTTGTTACAAAAAAGAACAGAGAATGGCAACAGAAGCTTCCTGTTGTGGTCTTGAAAGCTGAGGAAATTATGTACTCCAAAGCTAATTCTGAg GCTGAATATATGGATCCTGAAACACTTTGGGATAGGGTAAATGATGCCATTGATACCATCATTAGGAGAGATGAGACAGAGACTGGACAACTCTTGCCTCCTTGTGTTGAAG CTGCTCTTAATCTGGGATGTATACCGGAGAGAGCGTCTAGGAGCCAGCGGAACAGTAATCCAAGGAGTTACCTCAGCCCAAGAACTGAGGAACCTCATTGTGTACCTCCTAAAGTTTTTAGTAGAAGTGCCAATGAGCTGAACTCTAACTCATCGTTACCTATTCGCTCTGGAAACCAACCACTGTTCTTGAGACCTTCAAATGTCAATACATCCAGATTAGCTTCAGAATTTGACAGGCCTGTAATGCCGTGCATCAACAATCTAGGTGCTTCCTCAAGTGCAAAAGCCATTATTATTCCGGAAAGTAGTAGTTCATTGGATGTGGGTTCAGTATATCCCCTGTTCTATGGTAATGATCTTCGGCCTGAAGTTTCTACGCTGGTCCTCCGAGAACCTCAGCATAATGTAATTGTTGGCAAACCTATATATCCATCCATTGTTGAGCCTGCTAAAATCAGCTGCTTCCCGAGCTTGTTTCCTAGCAGGAGAGATGATCTTCAAGAAAAATCATGTCAAGCAGATTTTAGGGACAAGACAAGGAGGGTGCCTGAATTGGATTGTGATTTGTCCTTAAGGTTGGGACTCTCTGCAAACTCTGACTTGCAGTTGCAACAGGGTCAAACTAGTTGCATTGGTGATTTTAGGTCAAGTGGCAATTCTCATGAAGGAgaccagttcaagcttatgtcgaCCAGTAAAGGGAAAGAGTTTACTTTCTTTCCTGCGGAGTCTGCCAATAGTCCATCAGGGTTGCCATCACGGTTGCACAGAGCTCATGGAAATTTGGAGGGGTATGGTCACAATACGGAAACACTATTTAGGAAGCATAAGATGCCTGTTAGGCCAAGTGATGGTTTTCAGGAAAGATATGACGTTGAGGCTGTGTCTACCAGCAAAGACAAAGAGTATCCTTTCTTTTTGGTGGAGTCTGCCAATAGTCCCTCCGGGTTGCAAACAGGTCGGGCGAATTTAGAGGGTGAAGATCAGAATGCAGCAACACTACTTAGGAAACGTAAGATGCCAAtccataacaatatggaacttgGACAATTTTTGTGGCAAGATGAGCAAACTTTGAACCGTTTTCCTGGTCAAATGAAAAGGCCAGGTTTGTAG